A DNA window from Vagococcus penaei contains the following coding sequences:
- a CDS encoding acetyl-CoA hydrolase/transferase family protein, which yields MNFKEMYRQKLTTADQAVNVIEPNDAIVFPIMPGEPPALLDGIRAMTTLKGNKLYRMLPSFPIVGKDESELKEISIFLSGMDRKAMNDGKVDLLPNHFSDIPSILKDRDGDQLVIMATVSPMDEEGNFSLGTSPSYVASLISGAKRIVLEVNPNMPRTFGDKNTIHISQVDALIENDVDLPELISPKLSEKDLAIGKEIAKKVKDGDTLQIGFGAMPNAVMEYLTDKKHLGLHTEMLPERLVDLTEKRVIDNSHKEIHEGKSVATFAIGSKRLYEFMDNNPDILMLPCDYTNNFDVIKQMKNLVAINSSVEVDFLGQCNSERVKSMYYSSTGGQSDFMKGVRLTENGTGIICLYSTAKGDEISTIVPMLFEGAPVSTSKNDIDTVVTEYGSAVLKSSTISERTERLINIAHPKFRDELMAKAKELNYL from the coding sequence ATGAACTTTAAAGAAATGTATCGACAAAAATTAACTACAGCCGATCAAGCAGTTAACGTTATTGAACCTAATGACGCGATTGTTTTCCCTATCATGCCAGGTGAGCCACCAGCATTATTAGATGGTATTAGAGCAATGACAACATTAAAAGGTAATAAATTGTACCGTATGTTACCAAGTTTCCCAATTGTAGGTAAAGATGAATCTGAATTAAAAGAAATTTCAATTTTCTTATCTGGTATGGATCGTAAAGCAATGAATGATGGTAAAGTAGATTTATTACCTAATCATTTTTCTGATATTCCTTCAATTTTAAAAGATCGTGATGGCGATCAGTTAGTTATTATGGCAACTGTCTCACCAATGGATGAAGAAGGGAATTTTTCTTTAGGGACAAGTCCATCATACGTGGCGTCATTAATTAGTGGAGCAAAACGTATTGTTTTAGAAGTTAATCCAAATATGCCAAGAACTTTCGGTGATAAAAATACAATTCACATTAGTCAAGTAGACGCATTAATTGAAAATGACGTTGATTTACCAGAACTAATCAGTCCTAAATTAAGTGAAAAAGATTTAGCTATCGGGAAAGAAATCGCGAAAAAAGTTAAAGATGGCGATACATTACAAATTGGTTTTGGGGCAATGCCCAATGCTGTTATGGAATATTTAACAGATAAAAAACATTTAGGTTTACATACAGAAATGTTACCGGAGCGCCTAGTTGATTTAACTGAAAAACGAGTGATTGATAACTCACACAAAGAAATTCATGAAGGCAAGTCAGTTGCAACATTTGCAATTGGTAGCAAACGTTTATATGAATTTATGGATAATAATCCTGATATCTTGATGTTACCATGTGACTACACAAATAATTTTGATGTGATTAAGCAAATGAAAAATTTAGTTGCAATCAATTCATCAGTCGAAGTAGACTTTTTAGGTCAATGTAACTCTGAACGTGTGAAGAGTATGTATTATTCATCAACAGGTGGACAATCAGACTTCATGAAGGGTGTTCGTTTAACTGAAAATGGTACAGGCATCATTTGTCTATACTCAACTGCAAAAGGTGACGAAATTTCAACAATTGTACCAATGTTATTTGAAGGCGCGCCTGTATCAACATCTAAAAATGATATTGATACTGTCGTAACTGAATACGGCAGTGCAGTCTTAAAGAGCAGTACAATTTCTGAGCGAACTGAACGTCTAATTAATATTGCTCATCCGAAATTCAGAGATGAGTTAATGGCTAAAGCTAAAGAATTAAATTATTTATAA
- a CDS encoding YtnP family quorum-quenching lactonase, with amino-acid sequence MDTLTFHNMTLTWLEGGITHLDGGAMFGVVPKPVWSKKYPVNERNQIELPTDPILIQYQGKNLLIDSGIGNAKLSEKQRKIFGVTRESEVEASLNTLNLTPEDINFVLMTHMHFDHATGLTVFDEASQTYKSYFPNAKIYIQATEWAEMKAPNIRSKSTYWSMNWEAIADQVMTYEEKVEVLPGISMIHTGGHSDGHALIKLEQDGEVILHIADLMPTHAHKNPLWVLAYDDYPMTSIHQKVAIFDEAHKHDYRFIFYHDAFYRMVRWNEDGTEIIETLERSRKRDIE; translated from the coding sequence TTGGATACATTGACATTCCATAATATGACACTGACATGGTTAGAAGGTGGTATTACACATCTTGACGGTGGCGCAATGTTCGGCGTTGTTCCAAAACCAGTTTGGAGTAAAAAGTACCCTGTGAATGAAAGAAATCAAATTGAATTACCAACTGACCCAATACTGATTCAATATCAAGGGAAAAATTTATTGATTGACTCAGGAATTGGCAATGCTAAATTAAGTGAGAAACAACGGAAAATCTTCGGTGTTACTCGAGAATCTGAAGTTGAAGCATCGCTTAATACATTAAATTTAACACCTGAGGACATTAATTTTGTTTTAATGACACATATGCATTTTGATCATGCAACAGGATTAACTGTTTTTGATGAAGCTAGTCAAACCTATAAGTCATATTTTCCAAATGCTAAGATTTACATCCAAGCAACGGAATGGGCAGAGATGAAGGCACCAAATATTCGTTCGAAAAGTACTTATTGGTCGATGAATTGGGAAGCGATTGCTGACCAAGTAATGACATACGAAGAAAAAGTTGAAGTGCTTCCAGGAATTTCAATGATCCATACAGGCGGACATAGTGATGGTCATGCATTGATTAAGTTAGAGCAAGATGGCGAAGTTATTTTGCATATTGCAGATTTAATGCCAACACATGCACATAAAAATCCATTATGGGTCCTAGCCTATGATGACTATCCAATGACATCTATTCATCAAAAAGTAGCTATTTTTGATGAAGCACACAAGCATGACTACCGCTTTATTTTTTACCATGATGCATTTTATAGAATGGTACGTTGGAATGAAGACGGGACAGAAATTATAGAAACACTAGAACGATCTCGAAAACGAGATATCGAATAG